Proteins encoded together in one Anoxybacillus flavithermus window:
- a CDS encoding endonuclease MutS2 — MHAKTLHILEFDKVKAQLAEYVSSSLGKEKVVALMPSSHVEEVVRWQEETDEAATVLRLRGHVPLGGIFDVRMQTKRASIGGTLSPHELLDIASTMRAARQLKKFLEATEADLPHMIAYAAQIVPLPELEQRIYHCIDESGDVLDGASDRLRSLRHQLRTIEGRVRDKLESIIRSSSAQKTLSDAIITIRNDRYVIPVKQEYRHTYGGIVHDQSSSGATLFIEPQSVVELNNELQQLRVKEKQEIERILSELSASVGEQATTIIENVELLAQLDFLFAKAKYAKAIKATKPAINERGYIRLIQARHPLIPSDEVVPNDIELGSNYTTMVITGPNTGGKTVTLKTIGLFTVMAQAGLQVPALDGSQLAVFRAVYADIGDEQSIEQSLSTFSSHMVNIVDILKQVDEHSLVLFDELGAGTDPQEGAALAIAILDEVHNRGARVVATTHYPELKAYGYNRRGVMNASVEFDIETLSPTYKLLIGIPGRSNALDISRRLGLDEHIIARARTYISAESNEVENMIASLEQSKKRAEEEWEKAERLRHEAEQLRNELERQWNELNEQRDRLLEKAKEQAEEIVKKAMKTADEVIQHLRDMQKQQAAAIKEHELIEARKKLEEAIPQINTKKKKRAQQTKQPLHPGDEVKVVHLNQKGQLIEKVSDKEWLVQIGILKMKVHEENLQYVSSPAPIETKPIATVKGRDYHVPLELDLRGERYEDALLRVEKYIDDAVLAGYPRVSIIHGKGTGALRKGVQQYLQNHRSVKSIRFGEATEGGTGVTIVELK; from the coding sequence GTGCACGCAAAAACATTACACATTCTTGAGTTTGATAAAGTGAAAGCACAGCTTGCGGAATATGTATCTTCCTCGTTAGGAAAAGAAAAAGTCGTAGCGCTTATGCCATCATCACATGTAGAAGAAGTGGTGCGCTGGCAAGAAGAAACGGACGAAGCAGCAACGGTTCTTCGCTTACGTGGTCACGTCCCACTTGGTGGTATATTTGACGTACGGATGCAAACGAAACGTGCAAGCATCGGAGGAACGCTTAGCCCACATGAATTGCTTGATATCGCAAGTACGATGCGAGCAGCAAGACAACTGAAAAAATTTTTAGAAGCAACAGAGGCAGATCTTCCGCACATGATCGCATATGCGGCGCAAATCGTTCCTTTGCCTGAACTTGAACAACGTATATATCATTGTATTGATGAAAGCGGAGATGTGCTTGATGGAGCGAGCGATCGGCTTCGTTCGCTCCGCCATCAGCTGCGCACGATTGAAGGACGAGTGCGCGATAAGTTAGAGAGTATTATTCGTTCATCATCAGCACAAAAAACATTATCGGATGCCATTATTACGATTCGTAACGATCGGTACGTCATCCCAGTGAAACAAGAATATCGCCATACGTATGGTGGCATTGTACACGATCAGTCTTCATCTGGGGCTACGTTATTTATCGAGCCGCAATCGGTAGTGGAATTGAACAACGAACTGCAGCAATTGCGTGTGAAAGAAAAACAAGAAATTGAACGTATTTTAAGCGAATTATCTGCCTCCGTGGGTGAGCAGGCGACAACAATTATTGAGAACGTCGAGTTGCTTGCTCAGCTTGACTTTTTGTTTGCAAAGGCGAAATACGCAAAAGCGATTAAAGCAACAAAACCAGCTATCAATGAACGTGGATATATCCGTCTCATACAAGCACGTCATCCGCTTATTCCATCGGACGAAGTCGTTCCAAACGATATTGAACTAGGGAGCAACTATACGACGATGGTGATCACAGGACCGAACACAGGGGGAAAAACAGTCACGTTAAAGACAATCGGCTTGTTCACCGTTATGGCGCAAGCAGGATTGCAAGTGCCGGCGTTAGATGGATCACAATTAGCTGTATTTCGCGCGGTGTATGCTGATATTGGCGATGAACAGTCAATTGAACAAAGTTTAAGTACGTTCTCGTCTCATATGGTAAATATTGTTGACATTTTAAAACAAGTGGACGAGCATAGCCTTGTTTTATTTGATGAGCTTGGAGCAGGAACGGATCCACAAGAAGGTGCAGCATTAGCAATTGCCATTTTAGATGAAGTGCACAATCGCGGTGCGCGAGTTGTAGCAACGACGCATTATCCGGAATTAAAAGCGTACGGATACAATCGTCGTGGCGTCATGAATGCAAGTGTCGAATTTGACATCGAAACGTTAAGTCCAACGTATAAACTATTGATCGGTATTCCAGGACGAAGCAATGCGCTTGATATTTCTCGTCGCCTCGGCTTAGACGAGCATATTATTGCGCGTGCCCGTACGTACATTAGCGCGGAAAGCAATGAAGTTGAAAATATGATTGCTTCATTAGAACAAAGTAAAAAGCGCGCGGAAGAAGAATGGGAGAAGGCTGAGCGGCTCCGCCACGAAGCAGAACAATTGAGAAATGAACTAGAAAGGCAGTGGAACGAGCTGAATGAACAGCGCGATCGCTTGTTGGAAAAAGCGAAAGAGCAAGCTGAAGAAATTGTAAAAAAAGCGATGAAAACAGCGGACGAAGTCATTCAACATTTGCGCGATATGCAAAAACAACAAGCGGCTGCCATTAAAGAGCACGAGTTGATTGAAGCACGAAAAAAACTGGAAGAAGCAATACCGCAAATCAATACGAAAAAGAAAAAGCGAGCGCAGCAGACAAAACAGCCTTTACATCCGGGTGATGAAGTGAAAGTCGTTCATCTCAATCAAAAAGGACAGCTTATCGAGAAAGTATCAGACAAAGAATGGCTTGTGCAAATCGGCATTTTAAAAATGAAAGTGCACGAAGAAAACTTACAGTATGTAAGCAGCCCAGCACCGATTGAAACAAAGCCAATTGCGACCGTAAAAGGACGCGACTATCACGTTCCACTAGAATTAGATTTGCGTGGTGAGCGATATGAAGATGCGTTGCTTCGCGTCGAAAAATATATTGACGATGCGGTGTTGGCAGGATATCCGCGCGTGTCTATCATTCATGGAAAGGGAACAGGCGCGCTTCGGAAAGGGGTACAACAATATTTACAAAACCATCGCTCAGTAAAAAGCATTCGTTTTGGTGAGGCGACTGAAGGGGGAACAGGCGTCACCATTGTCGAATTAAAATGA
- a CDS encoding DUF350 domain-containing protein, with translation MSAFWENEIIYIAANFSVVILCLVLFLAIFELVTKYKNWEEIKKGNMAVAMATGGKIFGIANIFRYAIDHHDSLLTMIGWGVYGFVLLLIGYFIYEFLTPKFNIDDEIANDNRAVGFISMVISIGLSFVIGASIR, from the coding sequence ATGAGCGCTTTTTGGGAAAATGAGATCATTTATATTGCAGCTAATTTTAGCGTGGTGATTTTATGTTTAGTTTTATTTTTAGCGATTTTTGAACTTGTGACGAAATATAAAAATTGGGAAGAAATCAAAAAAGGAAATATGGCAGTAGCGATGGCAACCGGGGGGAAAATATTTGGTATTGCAAATATTTTCCGTTACGCGATTGACCATCACGATTCACTGTTAACGATGATCGGTTGGGGCGTTTATGGATTTGTTTTATTGTTAATCGGTTATTTTATTTATGAATTTTTAACGCCAAAGTTCAACATTGACGACGAAATTGCCAACGATAATCGCGCGGTAGGATTTATTTCTATGGTCATTTCTATCGGCTTGTCGTTTGTCATCGGAGCAAGTATAAGGTGA
- a CDS encoding long-chain-fatty-acid--CoA ligase — translation MEKPWLALYPQQVPHSIDYPRKPLQQFLQEAAEQFPQKTAIHFLGKELTYKEIYEQAIKLASYLQQLGLQKGDRVSIMLPNCPQAVISYYAVLFAGGIVVQTNPLYTERELEYQLNDSGAKVIIALDLLYPRITKVKAHTKIEHVIITSIKDYLPFPKNVLYPFVQKKQTGMIVRVKHEGDCHLFTKALSLASGKVKETDVDPIEDIALLQYTGGTTGFPKAAMLTHYNLTANTFMCAKWMYKCERGNESILGVLPFFHVYGMTAVMNLSIMEGYKMILLPKFDVETTLKTIEKQRPTLFPGAPTIYIALLNHPNLKKYDLSSIKICISGSAPLPVEVQEQFETVTGGKVVEGYGLTEASPVTHSNFIWDGKRIKGSIGVPWPDTEAMIVSLETGEKANVNEIGEIVVRGPQVMKGYWNRPEETAATLRDGWLYTGDLGYMNEEGYFFVVDRKKDMIIASGYNVYPREVEEVLYEHPKVQEAVVIGVPDAYRGETVKAFVVIKEGETCTEEELDQFMRSKLAAYKVPRIYEFRKELPKTAVGKILRRTLVEEEKEKQK, via the coding sequence ATGGAGAAGCCATGGCTAGCGTTATATCCTCAGCAAGTTCCTCATTCAATTGATTATCCGCGCAAGCCGTTGCAACAATTTTTGCAAGAAGCAGCGGAGCAGTTTCCGCAAAAAACAGCTATTCACTTTTTGGGGAAGGAGCTGACATATAAAGAAATATACGAGCAAGCGATCAAGCTAGCCTCATATTTGCAACAGCTCGGGTTACAAAAAGGCGATCGCGTATCGATTATGTTGCCGAATTGTCCACAAGCGGTCATTAGCTACTACGCTGTTTTATTTGCAGGTGGTATTGTCGTACAAACAAACCCATTGTATACTGAACGAGAGTTAGAATATCAGTTAAATGATAGCGGTGCGAAAGTCATTATTGCCCTTGATTTACTTTATCCAAGAATTACAAAAGTGAAAGCGCATACAAAAATTGAACATGTGATCATTACAAGTATAAAAGATTATTTACCGTTTCCGAAAAATGTGTTATATCCATTTGTACAAAAGAAACAAACAGGGATGATTGTACGCGTCAAACATGAAGGAGATTGCCACTTATTCACAAAAGCCTTATCGCTTGCGAGTGGGAAAGTGAAAGAGACGGATGTGGATCCGATAGAAGACATTGCCCTCCTCCAATATACTGGCGGAACGACCGGATTTCCAAAAGCTGCTATGTTAACACATTACAACTTAACAGCAAACACGTTTATGTGTGCGAAATGGATGTATAAATGTGAACGCGGGAACGAATCGATTCTTGGTGTACTTCCGTTTTTCCACGTATACGGGATGACAGCTGTCATGAACTTATCCATTATGGAAGGATATAAAATGATTTTATTGCCGAAGTTTGATGTCGAAACGACGTTAAAAACGATTGAAAAACAACGACCAACGCTATTTCCAGGCGCTCCAACGATTTATATTGCGCTGCTCAACCACCCGAATTTAAAAAAATACGACTTATCGTCAATTAAAATATGTATTAGTGGTTCAGCTCCGCTTCCAGTTGAAGTGCAAGAGCAATTTGAAACAGTAACAGGTGGGAAGGTTGTTGAAGGTTACGGCTTAACCGAAGCATCCCCTGTGACGCATTCCAACTTTATTTGGGACGGAAAACGAATCAAAGGAAGTATCGGTGTGCCTTGGCCAGACACAGAGGCGATGATCGTCTCGTTAGAAACGGGAGAGAAAGCAAACGTAAATGAAATCGGTGAAATTGTCGTTCGTGGACCACAAGTCATGAAAGGATATTGGAATCGTCCAGAAGAAACTGCCGCGACGCTTCGTGACGGTTGGTTATATACAGGCGATCTAGGTTATATGAACGAAGAAGGATATTTCTTTGTTGTAGATCGAAAGAAAGATATGATTATCGCCAGCGGCTATAACGTATATCCACGAGAAGTAGAAGAAGTGTTATATGAGCATCCAAAAGTGCAAGAAGCTGTCGTCATCGGTGTGCCAGATGCTTATCGTGGCGAGACGGTAAAAGCGTTTGTTGTGATCAAGGAAGGAGAGACGTGCACAGAAGAAGAGCTTGACCAATTTATGAGAAGTAAATTGGCAGCTTATAAAGTGCCTCGCATTTATGAATTTAGAAAAGAATTGCCAAAAACAGCAGTTGGTAAAATATTGCGCCGTACGCTTGTGGAAGAAGAAAAAGAAAAACAAAAATGA
- a CDS encoding TetR/AcrR family transcriptional regulator, with protein MKRDKPKFKQIIDAAVIVIAENGYHQAQVSKIAKQAGVADGTIYLYFKNKEDILISLFQEKMGYFIEKIEEEIEGISSPSEKLFLLIQKHFQMLAADPHLAIVTQLELRQSNKSLRLKINEILKGYLKVVDRIVQEGIDKGEFRSDLDVRLTRQMIFGTIDEMVTTWVMNEQKYDLVALAKPVHQLLTKGCCV; from the coding sequence TTGAAACGTGACAAACCAAAGTTTAAACAAATTATTGATGCAGCTGTGATTGTCATTGCTGAAAACGGCTACCATCAAGCGCAAGTATCGAAAATTGCGAAACAAGCCGGTGTAGCGGATGGGACGATCTATTTGTATTTTAAAAATAAAGAGGATATTTTAATTTCATTGTTTCAAGAAAAAATGGGCTACTTCATCGAAAAAATTGAAGAAGAAATAGAAGGGATTTCGAGTCCGTCGGAGAAGTTATTTTTGTTGATTCAAAAACATTTTCAAATGTTAGCGGCGGATCCGCATTTAGCAATTGTGACCCAATTGGAACTTCGCCAATCGAATAAATCGTTACGTCTGAAAATTAATGAAATTTTGAAAGGATACTTAAAAGTTGTCGATCGCATTGTGCAAGAAGGAATTGACAAAGGGGAATTTCGTTCAGATTTAGATGTGCGTCTCACTCGTCAAATGATTTTTGGAACGATTGACGAAATGGTGACAACATGGGTCATGAATGAGCAAAAATATGATCTCGTTGCATTAGCGAAACCGGTTCATCAATTGTTAACGAAAGGTTGTTGTGTGTAA
- a CDS encoding enoyl-CoA hydratase — MFSVQQEGYVAILALHRPPANALASSVLKELSERLDALKEDEQVRVIVLRGEGRFFSAGADIKEFTAIEASEQAAELARAGQQVMEKIEQFPKPIIAAIHGAALGGGLELAMGCHLRIVAENAKLGLPELQLGIIPGFAGTQRLLRHVGMAKALEMMWTSEPITGTEAVQWGLANKAVPEEQLLDTAKQLAQKIAQKSPISVQAVLKLVNEARTKTFHECVEKEAQLFGQVFVTEDAKEGISAFIEKRTPQFQGK, encoded by the coding sequence ATGTTTTCCGTTCAACAAGAGGGGTATGTGGCGATTTTAGCACTTCACCGTCCACCAGCAAACGCTTTAGCATCTTCTGTTTTGAAAGAGCTTTCAGAACGACTTGATGCATTAAAAGAAGACGAACAAGTACGTGTCATCGTTCTTCGCGGAGAAGGAAGATTTTTCTCAGCTGGTGCCGATATTAAAGAGTTTACAGCGATTGAGGCGAGCGAACAAGCAGCGGAGCTTGCTCGAGCTGGACAACAAGTGATGGAGAAAATTGAACAGTTTCCGAAACCGATTATTGCCGCGATTCACGGTGCTGCACTTGGCGGAGGGCTCGAGTTAGCTATGGGTTGCCATCTGCGCATCGTAGCGGAAAACGCCAAACTTGGCTTACCAGAATTGCAGCTCGGCATCATTCCGGGATTTGCAGGAACACAACGCTTATTGCGTCATGTCGGTATGGCAAAAGCGCTAGAAATGATGTGGACAAGCGAACCGATCACAGGTACAGAAGCTGTTCAATGGGGACTAGCAAACAAAGCCGTCCCAGAAGAACAATTGCTTGATACAGCGAAGCAACTTGCACAAAAAATTGCTCAAAAGAGCCCGATTTCTGTTCAAGCGGTATTGAAGCTAGTTAATGAAGCTCGCACAAAAACGTTCCATGAATGCGTTGAAAAAGAGGCGCAACTGTTTGGACAAGTTTTTGTCACGGAAGATGCGAAAGAAGGCATTTCAGCATTTATCGAAAAACGGACACCACAGTTTCAAGGAAAATAA
- a CDS encoding electron transfer flavoprotein subunit beta/FixA family protein — translation MNIFVLMKRTFDTEEKIVIQNGKVSEEGAEFIINPYDEYAIEEAIQVRDQHGGEVTVVTIGNEDAEKELRTALAMGADKAVLINIEDDVENRDQYTTAKVLAEYLKDKEADLILAGNVAIDGGSGQVGSRVAELLGIPYVTTITKLEIDGTNVKVVRDVEGDEEVIETSLPLLVTAQQGLNEPRYPSLPGIMKAKKKPLEELELDDLDLEEEDVEAKTKTIEIFLPPKKEAGKILQGDIADQVKELVSLLHTEAKVI, via the coding sequence ATGAACATTTTCGTATTAATGAAGCGTACATTTGATACGGAAGAAAAAATTGTCATTCAAAACGGAAAAGTAAGCGAAGAAGGAGCCGAATTCATCATCAACCCATACGATGAATATGCGATTGAAGAAGCGATTCAAGTGCGCGATCAGCACGGTGGCGAAGTGACAGTTGTTACAATTGGGAACGAAGATGCAGAAAAAGAGCTTCGTACAGCGCTTGCCATGGGGGCAGATAAAGCCGTGCTCATTAACATTGAAGATGATGTAGAAAATCGTGACCAATATACAACGGCAAAAGTGCTTGCGGAATATTTAAAAGATAAAGAAGCTGATTTAATTTTAGCTGGAAATGTAGCGATTGACGGCGGATCTGGACAAGTTGGATCACGCGTTGCTGAATTGCTAGGTATTCCTTATGTCACGACAATTACGAAGTTAGAAATTGACGGAACAAACGTGAAAGTTGTGCGCGATGTTGAAGGTGATGAGGAAGTTATTGAAACATCTTTACCATTATTAGTAACAGCACAACAAGGATTAAATGAGCCGCGTTATCCGTCATTGCCGGGCATTATGAAAGCGAAAAAGAAACCGTTAGAAGAACTAGAGCTTGATGATTTAGATTTGGAGGAAGAGGACGTAGAAGCGAAAACGAAAACGATTGAAATCTTTTTACCACCGAAAAAAGAAGCGGGAAAAATTTTGCAAGGAGATATTGCCGATCAAGTAAAAGAACTCGTTTCACTTCTTCATACAGAAGCAAAAGTCATTTAA
- a CDS encoding electron transfer flavoprotein subunit alpha/FixB family protein translates to MARKVLTLAEVRDGALRNVSFEAISTAKTIAEGGEVVAVVVGASVRSLAPELIAYGADRVIVVEHEKLATYTPDGYAQALQAVVEQEKPEGIVFGHTALGKDLSPKLAAKWQSGLVSDVVAVEATGGNIVFTRPIYSGKAFEKKIVTDGLMFVTVRPNNIAPLEKDESRTGAVVDVQVDIKDLRTIVRDIVRKTAEGVDLSEAKVIVAGGRGVKSAEGFEPLKELANVLGGAVGASRGACDAGYCDYSLQIGQTGKVVTPDLYIACGISGAIQHLAGMSNSKVIVAINKDPEANIFKVADYGIVGDLFEVVPLLIEEFKKLKVHS, encoded by the coding sequence ATGGCAAGAAAAGTATTAACATTAGCAGAAGTGCGTGACGGTGCGTTGCGTAACGTATCATTTGAAGCAATTTCCACTGCAAAAACGATCGCTGAAGGCGGAGAAGTTGTCGCTGTCGTTGTCGGAGCGAGCGTTCGCTCATTAGCTCCTGAGCTGATTGCTTACGGTGCGGATCGAGTGATTGTTGTTGAACACGAAAAATTGGCGACGTATACGCCAGACGGTTATGCCCAAGCATTGCAAGCTGTTGTTGAGCAAGAGAAACCAGAAGGAATCGTCTTTGGGCATACAGCGCTTGGAAAAGACTTATCGCCAAAACTTGCTGCGAAATGGCAGTCTGGTCTTGTGTCTGATGTTGTCGCTGTTGAAGCAACAGGTGGAAATATCGTCTTTACAAGACCGATTTATTCTGGTAAAGCGTTTGAAAAGAAAATCGTGACAGACGGTCTTATGTTTGTGACTGTTCGTCCGAACAATATCGCTCCACTTGAAAAAGATGAAAGTCGCACAGGTGCGGTTGTCGATGTGCAAGTAGACATTAAAGACTTACGCACAATCGTTCGTGATATTGTGAGAAAAACAGCGGAAGGCGTCGATTTATCTGAAGCGAAAGTGATCGTTGCCGGCGGTCGCGGCGTGAAAAGTGCGGAAGGATTTGAGCCGTTGAAAGAATTAGCGAACGTGCTTGGCGGTGCGGTTGGAGCATCGCGTGGGGCATGCGATGCAGGATATTGCGATTATTCGCTTCAAATTGGTCAAACAGGAAAAGTTGTTACGCCAGATTTATACATTGCGTGCGGCATTTCAGGGGCGATTCAACATTTAGCAGGCATGTCTAACTCAAAAGTAATCGTGGCGATTAATAAAGACCCTGAAGCGAATATTTTTAAAGTGGCGGATTATGGGATTGTTGGTGACTTGTTTGAAGTCGTTCCACTTTTAATCGAAGAATTTAAAAAATTAAAAGTACATTCATAA
- the trxA gene encoding thioredoxin: protein MAIVNATDQTFVNEVKDGVVLVDFWAPWCGPCKMIAPVLEEVDRELAGKVKVVKVNVDDNPETAGKYGVMSIPTLFVFKNGEVVDKTVGFQPKEALVGLLSKHL, encoded by the coding sequence ATGGCTATTGTAAATGCAACAGATCAAACATTTGTTAACGAAGTAAAAGATGGTGTTGTGCTCGTTGATTTCTGGGCACCTTGGTGCGGACCTTGCAAAATGATTGCACCTGTATTGGAAGAAGTAGATCGCGAGCTTGCCGGCAAAGTGAAAGTAGTAAAAGTCAATGTAGATGATAACCCAGAAACAGCTGGAAAATACGGTGTGATGAGCATCCCAACACTATTCGTGTTCAAAAATGGAGAAGTAGTCGACAAGACTGTTGGCTTCCAACCAAAAGAAGCGCTTGTTGGTCTTTTAAGCAAACATTTATAA
- a CDS encoding ISLre2 family transposase — translation MQDYITNGLTLKEIEQSLFRHMQKQYGHLLQQVLEEIDRTLAEQRDKKRYALKDKRTIRLQTLFGEVEVKRNYYFDREKKVYTSLLDVFLQFDGAHGVSPLLEETAIHLAVTGSSYRQAAQSLEKLVGYACMSHETIRQSIIEAEVEGHRAMEKKGRVFFIEADGLYVKRQRSRIKGKEEKIITIHQGWEKNGKRVSLVNRRYMVHQTNEPIWEAVENFLMKEYSYDPFEDWVVINGDGAPWITACREYFGDRGYFQLDRFHVAREIRQLFRGHARYRVIRKKLASWDEEGVLRELTSAIGTLEHEEKEKQLEALVRRIEEMPGCLRDYRVWLKEKGIDTTNMRAMGSAEGTMHVFAKRSKNGRSWRDAGIEAMLRAIVAIKDTLLIRTRDGVMYGVEEREETKRETIVKKALKRVQTQMTEVVRDNIPYLRQSSGTPIYEALQALKGF, via the coding sequence ATGCAGGATTATATCACAAACGGCTTGACATTAAAAGAGATCGAACAGTCTTTATTTAGACATATGCAAAAACAATATGGTCATCTCCTTCAACAGGTGTTGGAGGAGATCGACCGCACATTGGCAGAACAGAGGGACAAGAAACGATATGCGCTCAAAGATAAGCGGACGATCCGACTCCAAACGCTATTTGGAGAGGTGGAAGTGAAGCGAAACTACTACTTTGACCGTGAAAAAAAGGTGTATACGTCTTTACTCGATGTCTTTCTCCAGTTCGATGGGGCGCATGGAGTGAGTCCGCTATTAGAGGAGACAGCGATTCATCTCGCCGTGACGGGTTCTTCGTATCGACAGGCTGCGCAGTCGCTTGAAAAGCTGGTGGGGTATGCATGTATGAGTCACGAAACGATTCGCCAGTCCATCATCGAGGCAGAGGTGGAAGGGCACCGTGCGATGGAGAAAAAAGGGCGCGTGTTTTTTATCGAAGCAGACGGGTTGTACGTGAAACGTCAACGAAGCCGCATCAAAGGAAAAGAAGAAAAGATCATCACGATTCACCAAGGATGGGAGAAAAACGGGAAACGCGTATCCTTAGTGAATCGACGGTATATGGTTCATCAAACGAATGAACCGATTTGGGAAGCTGTAGAGAATTTTCTGATGAAGGAATACAGCTATGATCCGTTTGAGGATTGGGTGGTCATCAATGGAGATGGAGCCCCATGGATTACAGCGTGTCGAGAATATTTCGGGGACAGGGGGTACTTTCAGCTTGATCGGTTCCATGTGGCAAGAGAGATTCGTCAATTGTTCCGAGGTCATGCGAGATATCGGGTGATTCGAAAGAAGTTAGCATCATGGGATGAAGAAGGTGTGTTACGAGAACTCACAAGTGCCATCGGTACGTTAGAACATGAGGAGAAGGAAAAGCAACTCGAGGCGCTTGTTCGTCGAATCGAGGAGATGCCAGGATGTTTGCGTGACTATCGCGTATGGTTGAAGGAAAAAGGGATTGACACGACAAACATGAGGGCGATGGGGAGTGCGGAAGGAACGATGCATGTGTTTGCGAAACGAAGTAAAAACGGTCGAAGTTGGAGGGATGCAGGGATTGAAGCGATGTTGCGAGCGATCGTCGCGATAAAAGATACGTTACTCATTCGGACACGCGATGGAGTGATGTATGGCGTGGAAGAACGAGAAGAAACGAAACGAGAAACGATCGTGAAAAAGGCACTGAAGCGCGTGCAAACGCAAATGACAGAAGTGGTACGAGATAACATCCCATACCTTCGCCAATCTTCAGGGACACCGATTTACGAGGCATTGCAAGCATTGAAAGGTTTTTAA
- a CDS encoding NAD-dependent epimerase/dehydratase family protein, giving the protein MAKVCITGGAGFIGSHLGKKLLELGHELIVIDNFHSYYSISRKQRQLQQIKDVGFFHFYHTDILQFDALKQIFFEHQPDMVFHLAALPGVQPSLIDPLAYIDYDVKGTVNVLRAAGEAGVQHVLFASSSSVYGNQAFQPLKEEMANGQVISPYAAAKYSAESFCHAYAHIYGYTMTIFRYFTVYGPWGRPDMAISKFIRQLLRDEVITVYGDHTARDYTFIDDIVGGMIQALERKGESNVFNLGAGQPVTMKQLLAELRVHFPRMRIRYELPRLGDVVATWADITKAKEKLGYEPRVSLREGLAKTVEWAKRYEN; this is encoded by the coding sequence ATGGCGAAAGTATGTATCACAGGTGGGGCAGGTTTTATCGGTAGTCATTTAGGGAAAAAATTGCTTGAACTTGGACATGAGCTGATTGTAATCGATAATTTTCATTCTTACTATTCCATTTCAAGAAAACAACGTCAGCTCCAACAAATAAAAGATGTTGGTTTTTTTCATTTTTATCATACAGACATTCTTCAATTCGATGCATTAAAACAAATTTTTTTCGAGCATCAACCTGATATGGTTTTCCATTTGGCTGCGTTGCCAGGAGTGCAACCATCGTTAATAGACCCGCTGGCATATATCGATTACGATGTAAAAGGTACAGTGAACGTGTTACGAGCGGCAGGAGAAGCGGGAGTTCAGCACGTTTTGTTTGCCTCTTCTTCTTCTGTATACGGCAATCAAGCGTTTCAACCGTTAAAAGAAGAAATGGCAAACGGTCAAGTGATTTCCCCTTATGCAGCGGCGAAATATAGTGCGGAATCGTTTTGTCACGCGTATGCCCATATATATGGTTACACGATGACGATTTTTCGTTATTTCACAGTATACGGACCGTGGGGGCGGCCGGACATGGCGATTAGTAAATTTATTCGTCAGTTACTACGTGATGAGGTCATTACCGTTTACGGAGATCATACAGCACGGGATTATACGTTTATTGATGACATCGTTGGCGGTATGATTCAAGCGTTAGAACGAAAAGGAGAAAGCAATGTGTTTAACCTTGGTGCTGGACAACCGGTAACAATGAAGCAGTTGCTTGCAGAGTTGCGCGTACATTTTCCGCGTATGCGCATTCGTTATGAGCTGCCGCGTCTCGGTGATGTCGTCGCCACGTGGGCCGATATTACGAAAGCGAAAGAAAAGCTTGGCTATGAGCCGCGCGTATCGTTGCGTGAAGGGCTAGCAAAAACGGTTGAATGGGCGAAACGATATGAAAACTAA